In Halalkalicoccus tibetensis, the genomic window CACCGTGCAGCCCGTGACCCGCGCGCCCGCCTCGAGCACCTGCTCGTGGGCGTCGGTTCCCGGAAACGACGGGAGCAGGCTCGGATGGACGTTCAGCGTCAGGGGCGCGCTCCCGAGGAACTCGTCGGTCAGTACGCGCATGTAGCCGTCGAGACAGACCAGGTCGAGGTCGTAGCCCTCGAGGGCCTCGAGGATCCGCCGTTCGTGTTCGATCCGGGCCTCGCTCTCCTCCCGTTCGACGACCGCCGTGGGGATCCCGCGGTCCTCGGCCTTGTCCAGCACGGGCGCGTCGGCGTGGTTCGACAGCACCACCGCGAGCTCCGCCCCGCCGGGCGCGCCGTCGGCGATCCGCATGAGGTTCCTGCCGCGATTGCTCGCCAGCCCTGCGACCTGTGTCATGTCCCAAGGGGCGACCGCGAGTTCAAAAACCGTTGCGATCCAACGAAGGAGGGTATGCGTATTCGTGGATATACTACCCACAACTGGGAACCAAGAACGGGTATTCTATGCACGGTAATGGGCTGACACCGACACGGTTTTGCCGCGGGCGTCGGTAGCCCGGCGTATGGACGACGACCAGCGTTCGGACCCCCTCTACGCCGTCTCGCCGCTCGACGGCCGGTACGCGGGACGGACCGCGCCGCTCGCGCCCTACGCGAGCGAGGCCGCGCTCATGCGTGCCCGCGTTCGCGTCGAGGTCGAGTACCTCATCGCGCTCGCGGACCTCGAGGCCACCCCGCTCTCGATCGACGAGGGGGGACGCGCGGCGCTCCGCGAGAGCTACCGGGAGTTCGATGCGGAGGACGCCCGGCTGATCAAGCGCATCGAGACGGAGGGCTACGGCGAGTACAGTGCCACCAACCACGACGTGAAGGCGATCGAGTACTTCGTGCGCGAGCGCCTTCCCGACGGCGTCGGGGAGCAGTGGATCCACTTCGGGCTCACGAGCGAGGACGTGAACAACCTCGCACACCGGCTGTTGGTCGGACCCGCGATCGAGGAGGTGCTCGTTCCCGCGCTCCGGGAGGTCCGCGATTCGCTCGTCGATCTCGCCCGCGAGAACCGGGACGTGCCGATGCTCGCGCGGACCCATGGCCAGCCCGCGACGCCGACGACCTTCGGCAAGGAGATGGCCGTCTACGCCGCGCGGATAGGGAGATCGCTGGGACGAATCGAGGGCGCCACAGACGGACTTTCGGGCAAGCTCGCGGGCGCTTCGGGCACCTACGCCGCTCATACCGTTGCGTACCCCGACGTCGACTGGCGGGGCTTCTCCGAGGAGTTCGTCGAGGGGCTCGGCCTCGAACACACGTCCCTCACCACGCAGGTCAACCCGTGTGACGACCTCGCCGAACTCTTCGACGCGCTCAGGGGCGCCAACAACGTCCTGCTGGACCTCGACCGGGACATGTGGCTCTACGTCTCGGACCGGTATCTCGGCCAGCGCGCCGTCGAGGGGGAGACAGGCTCCTCGACGATGCCCCACAAAGTCAACCCGATCGACTTCGAGAACAGCGAGGGCAACCTCTCGAAGGCCAACTCCGACCTGACGTTTCTCGCCGACTACGTCACCACCTCGCGGCTGCAACGGGACCTCTCCGATTCGACCGTAAAGCGCAACATCGGCGCGGCGCTCTCCCACTGTCTGATTGGCTACGGGAAGTGCGAGACCGGGCTCTCGAAGGTGACGCCCAACGAGGCGGTCATGCGCGAGGAGCTCGAGGAGAACCCCGAGGTGATCGGCGAAGCAGTGCAAACGGTCCTCAGGCGCGAGGGCCACACAGACGCCTACGAGCGGGTAAAGGAGCTCACGCGGGGGCGGCGGACCTCCCTCGACGATTTCAAGGCGCTCTTTCGGGAGCTCGACGTCGACGAACGGACCCGTGAACAGTTGCTGGCACTGACGCCCGCGAGCTACACCGGAACGGCCGACGAGCTGGTCGAGGACCTCGGTCGATAGAACAGGCAGAAAAACCCGCGTGAGCGACGCACTGGATCCGAACGGTGCGTTCTCCGTCACGCCACGCCTCCGAGAGCAGCTTCGACGCATGCGTTTTAGCTTCCTATCTAGTAAAATTACTTAATTTATATTAGTAAGCTAGAAATGTATTCCAAAAGGAATAGTATGGCGTGAGTAGGAAGGTACAGTATGGATCGCAGACAGTTCATCGGGCGATCGGCGGCAGTAGCCTGTTCGGGCGTCGCGCTCGCGGGGTGTACGGGCGAGGAGGGTTCGGAGGGGGTCGAAGGTACGGAGGGCGAGTCCGGCGGTCCCGCCGACGACGGGGCTGAAGAGGAGCAGGGATCCGAGCCCGAACCGGAGGGTGGCGACGGGGAACCCTTCTATCACTACGATCTCGACGTCCACGAGGAGCGGGCGAACGGGCAGCCGGTGTGGATCGACCGGGACGAGCGGCTGTACGGACGCGACGGCCTCGACGTGATCGTCAGCGACGACTGGTGGGAGACGACGGAGATCCTCTACTCCTTCGGGGACGAAGAAGGGCGAGTCGAGACGGTGATCGTCCCCGACAGCGGGAACGTCATCGTCGCGGTCGGGGGGCGGGATGACGTCGGCGGGAGGGTCTACCGACTCGCCGACGACCTCGACGACCACGAGCTGCTCTACCAGTTCGATTA contains:
- the purB gene encoding adenylosuccinate lyase, translating into MDDDQRSDPLYAVSPLDGRYAGRTAPLAPYASEAALMRARVRVEVEYLIALADLEATPLSIDEGGRAALRESYREFDAEDARLIKRIETEGYGEYSATNHDVKAIEYFVRERLPDGVGEQWIHFGLTSEDVNNLAHRLLVGPAIEEVLVPALREVRDSLVDLARENRDVPMLARTHGQPATPTTFGKEMAVYAARIGRSLGRIEGATDGLSGKLAGASGTYAAHTVAYPDVDWRGFSEEFVEGLGLEHTSLTTQVNPCDDLAELFDALRGANNVLLDLDRDMWLYVSDRYLGQRAVEGETGSSTMPHKVNPIDFENSEGNLSKANSDLTFLADYVTTSRLQRDLSDSTVKRNIGAALSHCLIGYGKCETGLSKVTPNEAVMREELEENPEVIGEAVQTVLRREGHTDAYERVKELTRGRRTSLDDFKALFRELDVDERTREQLLALTPASYTGTADELVEDLGR